The genomic region TTGTTTtcagaattaagtttgtttttcggtaattcttcaaaattatatttttaatatgtgaatattttctattttagttataataatgtcaAATATGTCTTCTatatttagttttgaagcatctaagtTTGAAAATCTAATTTgtaaaaatacttgaggactgaaaattttgtgaattggagaACTACAAGATTTAACCTGTTTCGGACTaggtgttatctaaatttgggagaggaatagcacaaggttaccttatttttcctctccctatcattttgataatgtagcctacttattgtataaatgaatagagAATAATTTGTAGCACGGGGCTTTAAGGTTAATGTAATTTTTTACGAGAATAGGAGCACACTATTACCGCTTTTATGCTGATTCTATCATAATAACATACGCTCTCTTTTCCGCTATTTCTTTCAGTAAATTAGCTCACAGGCTTTCTGGCTCCTGTTGGCAGCACTGTACGATGTACTCCACTGCAATCTAAGGTTTGTACAGACTGTAGTAATgaatatctatttatctattgagTATCACTCATCAACCAATAAAGTAAAGCAATAGAGTTGATAAAATGTCAAAAAACCGTAcataatttatgatgaatttattattatacttcaataattacaattttcaattctccCTCCACTGAACGTTGTTTTAACTAAGTGATATATAGAAAATAGAGAGtgtgataattttatttcaaatttctgtaCTTATAAGTAAAAAGGGGTAAAGTCACAATATGTCGATTTTGACTTTTCTACATGTTCTTACTCAGAAAATTTTGCTCTTTTTTGGTATAAAGGATTTAAGTCTAAGAAGTATTGTTTTAGAGTTATCCTCATGGTAAAATGGATGTATCtcagaaaaaaatcattcatgtcTGATATAAATTATACAAGTCATCTCATAACCTTTAAAAGGTGGAATTAAATCTAATaggtattaaatataaaatgataaaagtCAACTTATAACTATCAAAAAAGAAATACCTAGTTTTTGATATAAATGATACAAGACAACTTATAACTTTCAAGAAAAGAAATaggtattgatataaattatacAGGTCAACTTATCCCGTTCAAGACACGGCAATAGGGTATCGATATAAATGATACAAGTCAACTCAAATAAAGATCAAAAAGGGTTGAGTCATTTTGATACAAAGGGTTTAAGTCGTACATATTTTTGTTTACGCCTGtataaaaaatgtcaatatgtGAAAAACCATTATTGGACACAGTAAACATGTGAAGAAATATGTAGAGCAACGATTAGcgttaatattttcaataatgctTCATAAATTTCATGCAGAATTTTTTGATCTTTGtttttgctctcctgaaaaataaagaaaactgATTTAACACCTTCATTggccgagcaaagtgaggtctaagattcaagtcgacggttttgaatttctctttatgtttatatgtttatatttatgtttttatgttccgcatttacagcgaaacgcagcaatagattttcatgaaatttgacaggtatgtttctttttgaatttcgcgtcgacgtatacatacggtttcttgaaattttgcattttaaggataatacaaaaggaaaaggagtctcctttatTACCgaaaaaatcagactttagaattattcatcatagatcagctgtctagtggactataatactaccctttcacaaacatcgaacatcttgaaagtgtatatttccatcaacgttagtagacagttgactataatactacccgttcaaaaaaaaagaacatttttaaattgtatctttccattaacgttgtagagagttgcagccagacctgataacagcgctcacactcacattccgggacgacacgtcacggtacgataggacagaaagatctatgtttatttaggattttttctagacattttaaattgataaattatttattaatttttgagaaaacataacaacagatcaatgtaacttactgagcgtgaggtctactgttcacagaactactagtacttatTAGTACAGTAGATTTTATCAATCGAATTTATGAATTTTCTGGGATACTTTTTTATGAAGTACTACATACATTTCCACAAATAATGAGAAGATCGgtttcaagaatattattaattctcatttcaataaatcaacatgaaataattgaataaaataataataaaaaacttgataaagcAAACCTGACAAGGTGATGTATCCGTAATACTGTGCTCAGCGATTCTTTCTAGTAGTGGATGCACTCTCCAGATTTGTACAATCAGTTTCTGTTTACACTTTGAACAAGAAGCGAATCCGCCAGCCACTTCCATAACTGCTAGTAATTCATCACATTTGTCTAAACTACCTATTAGACTCTGCTGACGATTAGCCTCTTCCTCAGGACTTGCttcaaatatatctatatcatCGGGTGAACTGCAAAAATCATAAGTTTCTATTGTCCATTTGTAACgaaatgatttgatttggatttatatgagaattgaaattatagattatacATGTATACATGCACAAGTTCTGACAATGATTACCTTACATTATCCGTATAAAATAGTTGactaattattctataatataacaaaggaaagaattggcttatagacgttcgggataggaaattcacgaatgacgcatcatcacgtctgaactactggactgataaactagaaattttgtataCAGATTCTTAATCTACCAAGAATGGTTACAggtctattttgaattttcaagatttcagtaggtcaagatTTCAGATACCGGTAGTACTTTCCTTTTATCTAGTCAGATCGTttacaacaatgtagaaatagaattaataaaaaaactatctaatatcaattatgaaaattaattatttgtttattgaaaaatacagtcTATTGACGaattaaatacaattttttaaacaacaatgaacagttaatattacatcagatataccggtatcagttataTCCTtaatagaaggcagtggcaacgctgttctcctatatttctccactgccattatgaaTTGGATTTCACTATATGCATTTTAAAGTTGAGGAGTTATAAAACATAAGCCAGCCAAAGCTCATCTTTTGTGACAAAAACTTGACATgccttatagaatttataaagaaatCTGACATAATTTGCTTGATGTAactataaatcaataataaacaagcTTGTCTAGAACTAAAtatggtccacgttataatgacagtgtttgattagcaatggtattgctatccttgtctatcgttcaacaaaacggatagcgctatctcttctcgATTGCTCTGTtgcagatcgtcttttaacaatgaataataattataataattaacaaaatatttcattttaattatgaaaatttatatgaaattattgaaaaaatataatttcttgcttagtaaaatataattgattattttaaacgagaatgaacagttaacatCACAtccaataaatctgtatcagctaccgtctatagaaggcattgacaagacagaggatcggcagcgcttttctcctatctttctccactgccattataacgtggacctcactatagtttatacTTACTTTGAACTTTTAGCATCGAGATTAAATAGAAAAACTGATCCTTTTTCGTCCAATGCATACACGTTTTCTTCTGAACTTATAACAGCTActatattatttccaaaattgAACGTTTCCTGAAAAAAATATGAGTATAATGTAGGTTATAAATTGGACAAACATTACATTGGGTCAAAATATTGTGGAGTTGCCAAGGTAGAGTATAGGGTATCATAGGAGAATGGAGAGTGTTGAAAAAATGCTTATATTTAAAGTATTATCAGAACATATTGGATCTGTAAAGGTGGAGCAGAAGGTAGAAGGAAACGGAGATGCATTATTTAAAGCCGCGGGCATTATAGTCCCTacaaatttacttcagacttggaggaatatgcagcgcagagaaatggagggagatcagccaattacagtgattaatagtcataagtagaagcgcagttgccaatttgtcagttgTCTGAccgctttcagacaggaaacttcgcatgtgtagcatgatCACATGAAAagccactatagtgaggtccacgttataatgacagtattcgatcaactttggttttgctatccttgtatattattcgacaaagccggtggtactatccttttctcaacgatgccaattattttttttacagtgtagaaatataattaattaatgcagagaatctgcatcgctattcttctatctttatccactgtcattataacgtggaccagtATAGGAGTTGAGatcgctggccgcttcaaaacggcaacatcgcgcctctgtatccctcccgctgtatgctttctctgctgcgcatgtccatcccaagtcagaagtaattctGTACAGAGTATAGTTCTCATTGctcttttcttcaaattgaataacatctatatCTTAATACAAAGTAATCAAGTACTGTGGTAACAAACTTGGACATCGACAATTGTTTCAAACACCAACAatggatttttgaattactgTAGGGTCGCCACTTTCTGGTAGCCAATTTTGCAAATCGACTTGGGTCGCCAACCCGGCAACCAACCCTGGTGTCTCAGCCCTAGCGTGCTTTATGCCTAGTCTACATGTTGGCCCAGTAAGCTGGTCCAGCCTGGTAAGCTTAGCCGCGttggtcttgccatccacactgcgttcccaatgaaggccagcggTAGCCAGCGTTGGAAAGCGCTTTTTCTACACAGAGCGCCGCATTCAAAATGACAAATTCAAAATGGAGTTGGAGGTTGAAAATATTGACTAGAaggaacaaaataaaaactatttaaaaaatctggtgtggtacactcactcaactttccttgctcattgaactgtaagcctcattcttaaatgagaataatttaggggaataacatgacgattggcggcaacatatttgaaattacgatcagactactgtatatgtgtatatatttgttttcagagtactttttcctttgtgtaaattgtgaaattcgatgattttttcgaaagtcgtcaaaacagctgttctacagatgaaatatctcgaccatgtgttctttttataaattgCTCTACCTACGTACCTCATgcattagtttctcaggaaggagactcatgccagttgatagagctgatagatacatacatacatactatacagggtatgaatttgaaaaaatcggtcaagtaatttttttagaaaatcgtgaaaaacatgtttttttagtaattatttgccatgtttctcaagaatattacggagctcctgtaattttcacagaaatgagactcaggTCAGTTAAAAGGGCTCATGACTATCCATGATAtcgaaaatcgttagagcagttttcaagaaaaacgtaaaaaacatggttttttagtaattatccgccattttttccgccatcttcaattgaattttattgaatttcttattgtcggatcctcatggtataaggacttcaagtttaaaatttcaagtcaatcggttcaTTAAAAATGGTGTTATCgagttcacagacatacacacacacagaccaatacccaaaaatcatgtttttggactcaggggaccttgaaacgtatagaaaacttgaaattagggtagcttaatttttttggaaagcaatactttccttacctatggtaatagggcaaggaaagtaaaaaagtaacCCAATAACGATCAACAGAAAATCAACTCAATTACACAGTACACAGAAAAAACAGCATAGCAGACGACAGAACGCTTGATTGActagtgtggatgggtggtgtGCCAGCGCTGGCCTTTACTGGCCTACGCTCGGCTGGCCTCCTTCCGGCGAAGATCGAAGCGATGCCCAATGAATGCCAGTGCTGGCAAACCATCCATCCACACACTGACGCTTGTCAACATTGGTCTTTATTGGGCAAGCATGTACATGCGGCATATCAGATCATGTAGATGCGGCatctacatgttggcccaatgtcGACCAGCTCCAGTGTATAgttgggtggtttgccagcgctggccttcattCAGGGACGGGTCTTACGATAGcaggggggtccagggggtTACTTCCACCTGAAAAGGGGGGTACGGGGggcatattttttttttattgaaactcACGTTTCAAGCATTTTGAGCAATAAAATTCACTGTTTAAGGCCTTTTCACACCGGCGTCGCAGACGTCGTGGACTTCGCCGACGTCCACGACGCGCACTTTTCACACCGCCTAGCAACATAATAAACATCCACAGACGTTTCAGTCAAATAACCACATCTCACTCAATGAGAGGGAGCTGAGCACGTTGTTCAAAAGTGTTTTCATGCGCTAGTTTGCAGACGTCGCGGACGTTTGTGAAAAATTTCTCAGCAAGTGATTCTCATAAAAACGTTGCCGACGTCCGGGACGTCCTGGATGCGCGGTGTGGATTAACTCATTTGATAGCATGGTCAgcgatttattttttcaaaaccgTCCCGGACGTCGGCGACGTCTGCGAACTCGGTGTGAAAAGGTCTTTAGGTTGAGTAGTTTTGCCGTTTTGTATGGTgtctaatattttattaaacagtTCGGCAATTAATACAATTTCTATTATTTGCAGTATTCCTATTGTTTAACAATACCCCCCCCCCATAAAACCGCCACTGCCTTCATTGGCCATCGCTCCAACTTTTGTCGAGCAGAGGCTAGCCAAGTGTAGACCACTGAAGGCCAGCGCTGAGCACACCTATCCGTGCATTTCCCTGTTTTGACATCTGCTTTGCAAGGTTTTCTGTGTACTGTGTTGACTGCGTAATTGAGTTAATTTTCTGTGAATTGTCATAgcgttattttttattgtttttatctaGTTAATATTTTCAACTCCATTTTCAATTTGCCATTCTGAATACGGTGCTCCATGTAGCAATCGCTTGCCAATGCTGGCTACCACTGGCTGGGTACGCAGTGTAGATGGCAAGACGTGGCAAGTGTGGAGAGGATCCTCACCGTCTTATCCCTCTATGTTCTTCATACCCTTTGCAGAACACATGCAATCTTGGGGTTGCTCATGACCCGACAGAGCTTCCACCAGTATGAGACTAGGGGTAGACTCAGGCTGGCTTTATCCTACCAGAGGCTGAGCAGAACTCGGACTGGTCTGGCTCATAAATATGTCTATCAGCCTCTATAATATGCTGTCTCTGTTGGCCAGGGATCTGCCTGCTGTGCGGTTTCGAGGGGCTCTGAGGAGCCTGCTGACGGATCAACCTCTGTACTCACTCCGTGAGTTCTTTATGTTGGAGAGCAGTGTGGTTAGTGtctattttcttatttgatttcAGCCTCAGGGcagttgtttttcttttacttttttgaCGTGTCCCAGTGGGCTTCACTTTAGTGATCCCTTTTATGGACCTATTTAATTAAATACTAAGACTAACGCAGcttaccaggctgggccaaTAGGCCTATGAGAAATAGCTAAAAAAATCGGAGCGATAGTCAATGAAGACCAGCGCAGGAAAACCACCCATCTACAGACTGGCACTTGACGAAATTGGCCTTCATTAAgccaacatgtggatgcggcattCAATTGGGCCTCAAATGCTCCATTGGTTACTTTCTGGTCTCCGGTGTGGTGACCCACAGGTGGCCAAGTGTCATACAAGCCTTAGTAAGAAAATCAACTACAACTAcaatattcaatcaaattaaaaaataaattacctCATATCCATTTAGTTCTGGCAGCCCATCAACAATTGCCAGTTTATACTCATAAACATACACTTCCTGGGAACTCCAGACAAAAAGAAAATTTCTTGAAGTTGAACAAATAATAGACTTTATGGCTTTTGGTATAATgctacatttttttagtatggaGAATGATGTTACTTCGTCCATCttgattaattaaattaaatcaataaatacttttaaaataatataaaactaaaaaaatgtagGAAAAATGTGATTGTTTTCACATTTTAGGTTAATAGGGTTATGTTTTTAGAGGTTATGTTTATTACTCTCGATATCTTGATTCCTCGATTAGGTCAACTATCGACTCGTCGTTTATCGATAACTTTCAATGTTTCGATAATATTCTCGTTCATGAAATGGCCACAGCAAGCGCCAGTTTCGGTTAAAAGATCGCGTCGTCTTGTTGTATCGGTCAAtgagattgtttatttcattgattttaatattaaatcacaattttaaTTTATGTGGACTGTTACCgttaattcatttttaatttgtgtagctgataatatatttttagttGTGTTTCATTTTTAGAATTTGGTATAATCGCGATCAACATAGACTACTCTTGACAACGGGTTTTCATGTAAGTAGATACGGCATGTTTACAGTAACCTAAtgtagtttttaattattttctatatttatgtattaaaattaattataaatgtgTATGCATAaccaataatttcattttgtgGTCTTACTTTGTGGTTACGGTAGACTCCCGACAGGGGAAGTTGAGAACAGCCATTgttttacataaattattaagCATCTATTTATCTTTTTCTGTAAATCAAACAATAATGCCGTCCAATTATAATCAAGATATCGCTGAATCTccttttacaaaataattatatatcattGCTTTGATAGTATCTGAATCGTATTCCTTACATTTCCTAACCTTACATTTTAGTCTTCACCCGTCTACATTATTTTTACCCTCTACAAAAATAAATGTAGCGGTctcttgaaattaaaaaaaaaaacaaacatgaagtctgcatttatttattatttaacaaaaatcagtctttagagaaaaaatcatcaagtataacaagaaataaaatttactctctaaaaaaacataacaaaagTGCTAAAATTCTTTTACAGATCATTATTAAGATGTTACAAACGTTCCAGAGAACTAAAAACTCTGAATGACAACTGTAAATCACTTTGAAACGAAAACTAAAACATtgtgtaaagctgcgtttacaccaaagttattaacaaaatgctaataactttatagattctactagattaaacataacttatcatacacatgatgaacatatgtgtctacttgatacttacttacttgataTTCTCCCACTGGAAGCGCGTTTGCGCCGTGGTCAttagattattcatcataatgtaGAGCCCAATTTCCTTATGGTTCCTGGTGTCGGTATGGTGAGATTCTTCCCTCAAAGTATTCTTGTAAACTATAATATGGTCTTGTTGTGAGAAATTTGTtaagttcatttttaaattgattcaTGTTTTCCAAGGTCTCCAAT from Nilaparvata lugens isolate BPH unplaced genomic scaffold, ASM1435652v1 scaffold8574, whole genome shotgun sequence harbors:
- the LOC111050325 gene encoding uncharacterized protein LOC111050325, translating into MDEVTSFSILKKCSIIPKAIKSIICSTSRNFLFVWSSQEVYVYEYKLAIVDGLPELNGYEETFNFGNNIVAVISSEENVYALDEKGSVFLFNLDAKSSNSPDDIDIFEASPEEEANRQQSLIGSLDKCDELLAVMEVAGGFASCSKCKQKLIVQIWRVHPLLERIAEHSITDTSPCQ